Proteins encoded within one genomic window of Flavobacterium oreochromis:
- a CDS encoding helix-turn-helix domain-containing protein, with protein MDLAENIKNIREQKKLKQIEVANHIGVDKSAYSKIEKGMRSLAVEELQKMAQLFEMTTDQIINFDGGIPQEITIEDKTEVEQIKLIQQLEEEDKQTIFKLVDKMLTNKKFKDFFAKNIATL; from the coding sequence ATGGATTTAGCAGAGAACATAAAAAACATACGAGAACAAAAAAAACTCAAGCAAATTGAGGTTGCCAATCATATTGGCGTAGACAAGTCGGCTTATAGCAAGATTGAAAAAGGGATGAGAAGTTTAGCTGTAGAAGAGCTACAAAAAATGGCACAACTTTTTGAAATGACTACCGACCAAATAATTAACTTTGACGGTGGTATCCCGCAAGAGATTACCATAGAAGATAAAACAGAAGTTGAACAAATTAAACTTATTCAACAACTGGAAGAAGAAGACAAGCAAACTATCTTCAAATTAGTAGATAAAATGCTTACTAATAAGAAATTCAAAGATTTCTTCGCTAAAAATATAGCCACACTTTAA
- a CDS encoding helix-turn-helix domain-containing protein, protein MNLGDTLKKVREAKGLSQKELAGLLDMPQPQYSRIEGGKTDPSFGTINKIANALNVTLSELFRADEIFDDVNTYDKTLIEKLQHLDSLNEDEKKSIYTLIDSLITKKKLKDNLQNLANL, encoded by the coding sequence ATGAATTTAGGAGATACACTCAAAAAAGTAAGAGAAGCTAAAGGACTTTCACAAAAAGAACTAGCAGGACTACTAGATATGCCACAACCACAATACAGCCGTATTGAAGGCGGTAAAACCGACCCTTCTTTTGGTACTATAAATAAAATTGCTAATGCTTTAAATGTTACATTATCTGAACTCTTTAGAGCTGATGAAATTTTTGATGATGTAAACACCTACGATAAAACATTGATTGAAAAACTACAACACTTGGATTCTCTCAATGAAGATGAAAAAAAATCTATTTATACACTTATAGATTCTTTGATTACAAAGAAAAAACTTAAAGATAATTTGCAAAACCTAGCAAACTTATAA
- a CDS encoding RHS repeat domain-containing protein: MNYYPFGQLVPNRHGSSESYRYGFQGQEKDDELKGEGNSLNYTFRMHDPRVGRFFAVDPLEENFPWNSPYAFSCNRVIDMLELEGAETKDVADALVTTKNAVELSKFTYDDAIKMVSKTANKTPKSGWTNFLKGLGLATSLLSDYMSPNFGRTSEITERYIKFDYGTLKITERPSGTSFLFTPINSKDKAYNPSPLEVFTNDPSKLDDSYLAGVIQRVNDGKARYSDQNYLKEAIKRHSALKSEDGGYLIYENPGHHDPSGGRLPYNSSKSVLPKNHENLWLESKADPKNENVRWTKEGKGKKAIYHRFQSDGNGNWHWNGSTDGRTKGGQPRQIPIDQVPNQIQKS, from the coding sequence ATAAATTATTATCCTTTTGGCCAGTTGGTGCCTAATAGACACGGTAGCTCAGAATCATATCGTTACGGCTTCCAAGGTCAGGAAAAAGATGATGAGTTAAAAGGGGAAGGGAACTCACTCAACTATACTTTTAGAATGCACGATCCACGAGTGGGTAGGTTTTTTGCGGTTGATCCGTTGGAAGAAAATTTCCCTTGGAATTCTCCATATGCATTTAGTTGTAATAGGGTTATTGATATGTTAGAACTTGAGGGAGCTGAAACTAAAGATGTAGCAGATGCTTTGGTTACGACAAAAAATGCAGTAGAACTTTCAAAATTCACATATGATGACGCTATTAAAATGGTGTCAAAAACAGCGAATAAAACTCCAAAATCTGGTTGGACCAATTTTCTTAAAGGTTTAGGTTTAGCTACTTCTTTACTAAGTGATTATATGAGTCCAAATTTTGGAAGGACAAGTGAAATTACAGAGAGGTATATAAAGTTTGATTATGGTACATTGAAAATTACTGAGCGACCAAGTGGAACATCTTTCTTATTTACACCTATTAATAGTAAAGATAAAGCATACAATCCAAGTCCTCTTGAAGTTTTCACAAATGATCCTTCAAAATTAGATGATAGTTATTTAGCAGGAGTTATACAAAGAGTCAATGATGGAAAAGCTAGATATTCTGATCAAAACTATTTAAAGGAAGCAATTAAAAGGCACAGTGCTCTTAAATCAGAAGATGGCGGATATCTTATATATGAAAATCCGGGTCATCATGATCCTAGTGGAGGTAGGTTGCCATATAATTCTTCAAAAAGCGTTCTTCCAAAAAATCATGAAAATTTGTGGTTAGAGAGTAAAGCCGATCCAAAGAATGAAAATGTTAGATGGACAAAAGAAGGAAAAGGAAAAAAAGCAATTTATCATCGCTTCCAATCAGATGGGAATGGAAATTGGCATTGGAATGGATCAACAGATGGTAGGACAAAAGGAGGACAACCTAGACAAATACCAATAGACCAAGTGCCTAATCAAATACAGAAATCATGA
- a CDS encoding tyrosine-type recombinase/integrase has product MNNFGTTKESIDYKTFLKYIEQLKKTGIKTNTLQSYIGNLKIYFNYLQEENYRVDNPIETINIKGKVKTVLGHLLTADELEDLYYSYETTANDLARKRNKIIIGLLVYQGLHTKELQHLKEEHVELYKGKIHIPQTTKTNARTLELKPWQLMEMMEYIQQIRPNLSLRGTKQSLKNQQPTTDNLFFSSYGNTNISNVLKKLSDELKLINYNYQNAIQIRNSVIVNWLKIHNLRKTQYLAGHRYISSTERYQQDNLEELHEMINTFHPIK; this is encoded by the coding sequence ATGAATAATTTTGGAACTACTAAAGAAAGCATAGATTACAAAACATTCTTAAAATACATCGAACAGCTTAAAAAAACAGGAATAAAAACCAACACTTTACAAAGCTACATTGGGAACTTAAAAATATACTTCAACTACTTACAAGAAGAAAATTACAGAGTAGATAATCCAATAGAAACAATCAACATCAAAGGAAAAGTAAAAACAGTACTAGGACATTTATTAACAGCAGACGAGTTAGAGGATTTATATTATAGTTACGAAACTACAGCCAATGATCTAGCCAGAAAACGAAACAAAATTATTATAGGATTATTGGTTTATCAAGGTTTACACACCAAGGAATTACAACACTTAAAAGAAGAACACGTAGAACTTTACAAAGGCAAAATACACATTCCACAAACCACAAAAACCAACGCAAGAACATTAGAATTAAAACCGTGGCAACTAATGGAAATGATGGAGTATATACAACAAATCCGCCCCAACCTGTCATTGCGAGGAACGAAGCAATCTCTTAAAAACCAACAGCCAACAACTGATAATTTATTTTTTTCAAGCTACGGAAATACGAACATCAGCAACGTATTAAAAAAGTTAAGCGATGAACTAAAACTAATCAATTACAATTATCAAAATGCTATCCAAATTAGAAATAGCGTGATAGTAAACTGGCTTAAAATCCACAACTTAAGAAAAACACAATATCTTGCAGGACATAGATATATCAGCAGTACAGAAAGGTATCAGCAAGACAATTTAGAAGAACTTCACGAAATGATAAACACTTTTCACCCAATCAAATAA
- a CDS encoding tyrosine-type recombinase/integrase — protein MEGLGRLTPHILRHSIATHLLEKGANIETISQFLGHSSLESTQIYTHLLEDKSKEKGNEQLHTLLREKRLQQQEFSNIPKGYRSPRYMDE, from the coding sequence ATGGAGGGGTTGGGGAGGCTCACACCGCATATACTACGCCACTCAATAGCAACGCATTTACTCGAAAAAGGTGCCAACATCGAAACCATCAGTCAATTTTTAGGGCATAGTTCTTTAGAAAGCACACAAATTTATACCCACTTATTAGAAGATAAATCAAAAGAAAAAGGCAATGAACAACTTCATACATTACTTAGAGAAAAACGGCTACAGCAACAAGAGTTTTCCAATATTCCAAAGGGCTATCGCTCGCCTAGATATATGGATGAATAA
- a CDS encoding tyrosine-type recombinase/integrase, giving the protein MLTQEEIKQLFKATNNSNGQERIRKRDKVILVLLYSCGLRRNEAINLEIKDILFDKERIYVRKGKNYKERYVPINQYNLKIIEEYIYDFRPTFYNYKQTEYLLINYRGTQLLGQTLCNRLRAIEKASGIRESPSYGGVGEAHTAYTTPLNSNAFTRKRCQHRNHQSIFRA; this is encoded by the coding sequence ATCCTCACCCAAGAAGAAATCAAACAATTATTTAAAGCCACCAATAACAGTAATGGGCAGGAAAGAATTAGAAAAAGGGACAAAGTGATACTGGTATTGTTATACAGTTGCGGACTACGAAGAAACGAAGCCATAAACCTTGAAATCAAAGATATTCTATTCGATAAAGAACGGATTTATGTTAGAAAAGGAAAGAATTATAAAGAAAGATATGTGCCAATAAACCAGTACAATCTGAAAATTATTGAAGAATACATTTACGACTTTAGACCAACTTTTTACAATTATAAACAAACCGAATATCTATTAATCAATTACAGAGGGACACAGTTATTAGGACAAACACTATGCAACAGATTAAGAGCCATAGAAAAAGCAAGCGGTATTAGGGAAAGCCCCTCCTATGGAGGGGTTGGGGAGGCTCACACCGCATATACTACGCCACTCAATAGCAACGCATTTACTCGAAAAAGGTGCCAACATCGAAACCATCAGTCAATTTTTAGGGCATAG
- a CDS encoding thrombospondin type 3 repeat-containing protein: MGYWDNSNLLEIKRDALPADICDITYAVNKNYCGAKDTSCEQIFTFDGQMDLFSNNKLKLTGNVQPSADGYCGPGPKDSDGDAVLDANDNCPYTFNPDQKDSDEDGVGDVCDNCLKQKNTDQKDTDNDGVGDTCDNCISKPNFDQTDSDKDGIGDVCDNCAKTANKDQKDTNGNGIGDVCEGYDQGAGPLPELGNRNDYFRKVGDKNYELSNHLGNVLEVITDRKLATTDSNSPFTFTPDVTSYNDYYPFGSLVPNRHGSSKPNGYRYGFQGQERDDELKGEGNSLNYTFRMHDPRVGRFFAVDPLESRYPWNSPYAFSENDVISSVELEGLEKWKIVDNKVVYAGPAIKGYDSEEAAKAVLVRRQLVQNSYQGPVFTQDNRTYSQRAAHERAVRTQMSSDAFNNQVYETPSLMLAQGVLIGLQEAPAVISGEIIVDKVAKSLKAIKAIRHSKMAASASSKIENAAYHGMEFLDDFARIKPPINLNTAEISNIDNLVNSAERIVTGKTTRGVQALAKKIGRGDEAYKGLKATQKQANAIIDDVMSSKDKIVVPTRNQQGIEVIDYYNPNTKQGVRMIQETGEFDTFINYNPKKS; the protein is encoded by the coding sequence TTGGGTTATTGGGATAACTCCAATCTTTTAGAAATCAAAAGAGATGCCTTACCAGCAGATATTTGTGATATTACATATGCGGTTAATAAAAATTATTGTGGTGCAAAAGATACTTCGTGCGAACAAATTTTTACCTTCGATGGTCAAATGGATTTGTTTTCTAATAACAAGTTAAAATTAACAGGAAATGTACAACCAAGTGCCGACGGTTATTGTGGCCCAGGACCAAAAGATTCAGACGGTGATGCGGTTTTAGATGCAAACGATAACTGTCCTTACACCTTTAACCCAGATCAAAAAGATTCAGATGAAGATGGTGTTGGCGATGTATGTGATAATTGTTTGAAACAAAAAAATACGGATCAAAAAGATACCGATAACGACGGTGTAGGAGACACATGTGACAATTGTATTTCAAAACCTAACTTTGATCAAACAGATTCAGATAAGGATGGAATAGGTGATGTATGTGACAATTGTGCAAAAACAGCCAATAAAGATCAAAAAGACACCAATGGAAATGGAATAGGTGATGTATGTGAAGGATATGACCAAGGTGCAGGCCCGTTACCTGAGCTGGGCAATCGTAACGATTATTTTAGAAAGGTAGGAGACAAAAACTATGAGTTATCAAATCATTTAGGTAACGTTCTTGAAGTAATTACTGATAGAAAATTAGCTACTACTGATTCTAATAGTCCGTTTACTTTTACTCCTGATGTAACAAGTTATAATGATTATTATCCTTTTGGTTCGCTCGTGCCTAACCGCCATGGTAGCTCAAAACCAAATGGTTATCGTTATGGATTCCAAGGACAGGAAAGGGATGACGAGTTGAAAGGGGAAGGTAATTCTTTGAATTATACGTTTAGAATGCATGATCCACGTGTGGGAAGGTTTTTTGCTGTTGACCCTTTAGAAAGTAGATATCCTTGGAATTCTCCTTATGCTTTTAGTGAAAATGATGTAATCTCATCCGTTGAATTAGAGGGATTGGAGAAGTGGAAAATAGTTGATAACAAAGTGGTATATGCAGGTCCTGCGATTAAAGGTTATGATTCCGAAGAAGCTGCGAAAGCTGTTTTGGTAAGACGACAACTAGTTCAAAATTCTTATCAAGGTCCAGTATTTACACAGGACAATAGAACTTACTCTCAAAGAGCTGCTCATGAAAGAGCTGTAAGGACTCAAATGTCAAGCGATGCTTTTAATAATCAAGTTTATGAAACTCCAAGTTTAATGCTTGCTCAAGGAGTTCTTATTGGGTTACAAGAAGCGCCTGCGGTAATTAGTGGTGAGATCATTGTTGACAAGGTAGCAAAATCTTTAAAAGCCATTAAAGCTATTCGACATTCTAAAATGGCAGCGAGTGCTAGTAGTAAAATTGAAAATGCTGCTTATCATGGAATGGAGTTTTTGGATGATTTTGCAAGAATAAAACCTCCTATTAATCTAAATACTGCAGAAATTTCTAATATTGATAATTTAGTTAATAGTGCTGAAAGGATTGTGACTGGTAAGACTACTAGAGGAGTGCAGGCATTGGCAAAAAAAATAGGTAGAGGAGACGAAGCATATAAAGGATTAAAAGCTACGCAAAAACAGGCAAATGCTATTATTGATGATGTAATGAGCTCAAAAGATAAGATTGTAGTTCCTACAAGAAATCAACAAGGGATTGAAGTTATAGATTATTATAATCCTAATACAAAACAAGGAGTAAGAATGATTCAAGAAACTGGGGAGTTCGATACTTTTATAAATTATAACCCAAAGAAAAGTTAA
- a CDS encoding 3-coathanger stack domain-containing protein — MSQDHNPSVISGTANVTFEATNEVSLLPGFEAKQGASFVARISSVCIPSTNDSYTLKEHHIYGSSHLGIENTDLSFNRITANPLLKKAKFDPLELVSKTTIQNIDLKPIPEPKGIKMGTDSSLGWNTNPSEFVDFFNGLGSATNQINIGFNLKINDIPNTSNIPKTYNIITLQGENLQGYGNWNNGGRYFRSAFEVAVEKSANLYYPTITMYRYVRHYYDGGEKTL, encoded by the coding sequence GTGTCGCAAGATCATAACCCTTCTGTAATATCAGGTACAGCTAATGTGACTTTCGAAGCAACAAATGAAGTGAGTCTATTACCTGGTTTTGAAGCAAAACAAGGGGCTTCTTTCGTAGCGCGTATTTCGTCAGTATGTATTCCTAGTACCAATGACTCCTATACGCTCAAGGAGCACCATATATATGGTAGTAGTCATTTAGGAATTGAAAATACAGATTTGAGTTTTAATAGAATTACTGCTAATCCCTTATTAAAAAAGGCTAAGTTTGATCCTCTTGAGTTAGTGAGTAAAACAACAATTCAAAATATAGATTTAAAACCTATTCCAGAGCCTAAAGGGATAAAAATGGGAACTGATAGTAGCTTGGGTTGGAATACAAATCCTTCTGAATTTGTTGACTTTTTTAACGGATTAGGCTCTGCTACTAATCAGATAAATATAGGTTTTAACTTAAAAATTAATGATATACCTAATACATCTAATATTCCTAAAACTTATAATATTATAACCTTACAAGGTGAAAACTTACAGGGTTATGGTAATTGGAATAACGGAGGTAGGTACTTTAGAAGTGCTTTTGAGGTAGCTGTAGAAAAATCGGCTAATTTATACTACCCAACTATTACAATGTACAGATATGTAAGACATTACTATGATGGGGGGGAGAAGACATTATAA